Proteins from a single region of Arctopsyche grandis isolate Sample6627 chromosome 1, ASM5162203v2, whole genome shotgun sequence:
- the LOC143918911 gene encoding dehydrogenase/reductase SDR family protein 7-like, with protein MPFCSLTHDSTVDCQLSTSLNMKKDQMAIGVNTSWHSCLWILKFICAPITMPFLLFRLILALRPREPLQDKVVIITGASSGIGEALAHKLYAEGCRIVLAARRLDELQRVKNDLLSIHPTVPAHVPVVMQIDLADLNALPGHVGKILDIFGKIDILINNGGVSYRGSAFETVLDVDIKIMLVNYFGQIAFTKAVLPQLLKQKSGHIVFVNSMQGKIGLPRRSAYAASKHALLGFADSLRAEVHKDNIRVTTVCPSYVKTDLSKNALTSTGDKYGKMDNTTNKGATPDEVAGEIVDAIVYRKNEITLGPFYRKIFIYGRNLLTPIYFKILEKFENDACKQ; from the exons ATGCCCTTTTGCAGTTTGACACATGACAGCACAGTCGACTGTCAGTTGTCAACCAGCTTGAATATGAAAAAAGATCAAATGGCAATAGGAGTGAACACTTCATGGCACTCTTGCTTGTGGATTTTGAAATTCATATGTGCCCCCATCACCATGCCattcttattatttcgattgaTCCTCGCACTTCGACCCCGAGAACCTCTCCAAGATAAG GTTGTGATCATAACCGGAGCCAGTTCTGGCATCGGTGAAGCTCTCGCTCATAAATTATATGCAGAAGGTTGTCGGATAGTCCTTGCAGCGAGACGCTTGGACGAACTGCAAAGAGTCAAAAACGACCTGCTTAGTATTCATCCT ACAGTGCCCGCACACGTGCCTGTCGTCATGCAGATTGATCTTGCGGATTTAAATGCTCTACCAGGTCACGTTGGCAAAATCTTGGATATATTTGGTAAAATAGACATATTGATCAATAACGGTGGTGTCAGTTATAGGGGTTCGGCTTTCGAGACAGTATTAGatgttgatattaaaataatgctAGTCAACTATTTTGGCCAAATCGCTTTTACGAAAG CTGTGTTGCCACAATTGTTGAAACAAAAATCCGGCCATATTGTTTTCGTTAACTCTATGCAGGGAAAGATTGGACTACCTCGCCGGTCGGCTTACGCAGCCTCTAAACATGCCCTTTTAGGATTTGCGGATTCCTTACGAGCTGAAGTGCACAAAGATAATATCAGAGTGACGACGGTGTGTCCGTCGTATGTGAAAACTGATCTGTCTAAAAATGCGTTGACTTCAACCGGAGATAAATATGGAA AAATGGATAATACAACGAATAAAGGTGCAACACCGGATGAAGTCGCTGGAGAAATAGTTGATGCGattgtatatagaaaaaatgaaaTCACTTTGGGCCCGTTCTATcgaaaaatttttatatatggccGAAACTTACTCACTCCGATTTATTTTAAGATCTtggaaaagtttgaaaatgatgCTTGTAAACAATGA
- the LOC143917801 gene encoding uncharacterized protein LOC143917801 — protein sequence MAPIITGLLDEAPAATPASTPAAEAYSGAEIEVARIAVRVPPFWDEAPELWFARLETQFPCALIKSDEAKFATVVGLLDNKFLPLIRDILLEQAKGNRYETTKRRLVEAFSDSHDNRINRLMANLQISDSRPSDLWFHMKATAGNTCSTDFLRVMWTRRLPVPVQSALATMTTTNIKELTAVADRVFETQRPVDVFQLSAAPSASALAPAPATAPAPAPAEYPSTAPCPHVDAFSRTHAPPAPHRSSVEARLRNCEDWIASADQSMQEIKQMLRAQERRGPKNSNRGPHNKTTFDTCRFHQRYGNRSFRCEPPCSFKKAGNE from the coding sequence ATGGCGCCCATCATCACAGGCCTTCTCGACGAGGCCCCCGCCGCCACCCCCGCCTCTACCCCCGCGGCAGAAGCCTATTCAGGAGCAGAGATAGAAGTGGCGAGGATAGCCGTGCGCGTTCCGCCCTTCTGGGACGAAGCGCCCGAGCTGTGGTTCGCACGACTCGAAACGCAGTTTCCGTGCGCGCTCATCAAGTCGGACGAGGCGAAATTCGCCACGGTCGTGGGACTCCTCGACAACAAGTTCCTCCCGCTCATCCGAGACATCCTTTTGGAGCAGGCCAAGGGAAACCGTTATGAAACTACCAAAAGAAGATTGGTAGAGGCGTTCTCGGACAGCCACGACAATCGCATCAACAGACTGATGGCGAATCTTCAGATCAGCGACAGCCGACCATCAGACTTGTGGTTCCACATGAAGGCGACCGCGGGCAACACGTGCTCGACAGATTTCTTGAGAGTCATGTGGACGCGAAGACTTCCAGTTCCCGTGCAGTCGGCGCTCGCAACGATGACGACGACCAACATAAAAGAGCTGACGGCGGTCGCAGACCGCGTTTTCGAGACACAGCGGCCGGTCGACGTTTTCCAGCTAAGCGCTGCCCCCTCAGCCTCCGCCCTCGCCCCGGCCCCCGCtaccgcccccgcccccgctccCGCGGAATACCCCAGCACCGCACCGTGCCCGCACGTGGACGCCTTTTCACGCACCCACGCACCTCCAGCACCACACCGTTCCAGCGTAGAAGCTAGGTTGCGGAACTGCGAAGACTGGATAGCCTCGGCAGACCAGAGCATGCAGGAGATTAAACAAATGCTGCGCGCGCAAGAGCGAAGAGGACCGAAGAATTCAAACCGCGGCCCCCATAACAAGACAACGTTCGACACGTGTCGGTTCCATCAGAGGTACGGTAACCGCTCGTTCAGATGCGAACCACCGTGCAGTTTCAAGAAAGCGGGAAACGAGTAA